The Henckelia pumila isolate YLH828 chromosome 2, ASM3356847v2, whole genome shotgun sequence genome includes a window with the following:
- the LOC140883198 gene encoding probable mediator of RNA polymerase II transcription subunit 19b has protein sequence MDPDTMKFGRVWPRELTGGQDLVRLYKLLPHFDFFCKKPHTRSILDACYLYNVVGDTKIRKGEGMQLNDLVHNMFSKENNTCIQPLELDVLREAFSFRGTSSVDSLLSEKCSRRAARKRRSESKDEHKNNRVRNFEDNNVCKKHKHRHKDGSKQKEKEKHDDRRGELGTLTE, from the exons ATGGATCCTGATACCATGAAGTTTGGGAGAG TATGGCCAAGAGAACTTACGGGTGGTCAGGACCTTGTACGCCTCTACAAGCTGCTGCCTCACTTCGACTTTTTCTGCAAGAAGCCACATACTCGCTCAATCCTAGATGCGTGCTATCTTTACAATGTGGTTGGTGACACAAAAATTAGAAAAGGCGAAGGAATGCAATTGAATGACCTTGTTCAtaatatgttttctaaagaaaatAACACATGCATACAACCTTTAGAGTTAGATGTTCTTAGAGAAGCCTTTTCTTTCAGGGGAACATCATCAGTCGACTCACTCCTT TCTGAGAAATGTAGTCGCAGAGCTGCTAGAAAACGCAGAAGTGAGTCCAAAGACGAGCATAAAAATAACAGGGTCAGAAACTTTGAGGACAACAACGTTTGTAAAAAGCACAAGCATCGTCATAAAGATGGTAGTAAACAGAAAGAAAAGGAGAAACATGATGATCGAAGGGGCGAATTGGGTACACTGACGGAGTAG